The Anolis carolinensis isolate JA03-04 chromosome 2, rAnoCar3.1.pri, whole genome shotgun sequence genome has a window encoding:
- the tstd2 gene encoding thiosulfate sulfurtransferase/rhodanese-like domain-containing protein 2 isoform X1, translating to MWGQTAFILVWPRHPFSVLWLSLNCQQSLQRRASREEPCKREREKARHAFPLQRVPAHSAARPGRGGGGKEGSAGDRGWLQAEISHPGHRENCVPGCYDIAMTSSLCNREDAAELCILTLAELDLKEQPPFSPKDHLKAELDASTRKKYASAKRKAFALFVKAKEMVAETCYPMSACQGAVFWRCCQQTFKDLTGIHRHVAAHHSGDVGQETLGILKQMAAGSNNITSSPVTVDEMPRPSRPLYRSQEMFQTLPDTSHISADEMASEVGQVLLYYCYCEVADPGGLCAWQKALCQHLHLTGKVRIASEGINGTVGGSKVATNLYMDAMLSHPLFKDILKREDFKTSKGGAHCFPDLRIGVFEEIVPMGINPEKVSYKETGIRLTPKEFHVEVEKYLFQGNKGQADTILLDCRNFYESKIGHFQGCLAPDIRKFSYFPIYVDENLDLFRGKRVLMYCTGGIRCERGSAYLRSKGVCKGVFHLRGGIHKYLEEFPDGFYRGKLFVFDERYTIPSNGGTISACRYCGMLWDQYRLCSTQPCHQLVLTCTDCQLKGFTACCPLCQEKGLALAATSSGQGFKEECECTGTRQRIPVERV from the exons ATGTggggtcaaaccgcattcattctagtGTGGCCGAGGCACCCTTTTTCGGTCCTTTGGCTCTCTCTGAATTGCCAGCAGTCCCTGCAGAGAAGGGCTTCCAGGGAGGAGccttgcaagagagagagagagaaagcaagacaTGCTTTCCCTTTGCAGAGAGTGCCAGCACATTCAGCTGCCaggccaggaagaggaggaggaggaaaggaaggcagTGCTGGGGACAGAGGGTGGCTGCAGGCGGAGATTTCACATCCAG GTCATAGAGAAAATTGTGTGCCCGGCTGCTATGACATAGCAATGACCTCCTCTTTGTGCAACAGAGAAGATGCAGCAGAGCTTTGCATTTTAACACTCGCAGAACTAGATCTGAAAGAGCAAcctcctttctcacccaaagACCACCTGAAGGCTGAATTAGATGCCAGCACCAGAAAgaagtatgcttctgcaaagagaAAG GCATTTGCTCTCTTCGTTAAAGCCAAGGAGATGGTTGCTGAAACTTGTTATCCCATGTCTGCTTGTCAAGGGGCGGTTTTCTGGAGATGCTGCCAACAGACTTTCAAAGACCTGACTGGTATCCACAGGCATGTCGCTGCCCACCATTCAGGAGACGTGGGGCAGGAAACGTTGGGGATATTAAAGCAGATGGCAGCTGGCAGCAACAACATCACAAGCAGCCCAGTGACTGTGGATGAAATGCCTCGGCCCAGCCGGCCTCTCTATCGCAGCCAGGAGATGTTTCAGACACTCCCAGATACAAGCCACATCAGTGCCGATGAAATGGCAAG TGAGGTTGGGCAAGTTCTGCTTTACTATTGTTACTGCGAGGTGGCAGATCCTGGGGGACTCTGCGCATGGCAGAAGGCTTTATGTCAACACCTGCATCTCACTGGCAAG GTCCGAATAGCTTCTGAAGGAATTAATGGCACAGTTGGTGGAAGTAAGGTAGCGACTAACCTTTATATGGATGCAATGCTATCTCATCCcctttttaaagacattttgaaGAGGGAAGATTTCAAG ACCAGTAAAGGAGGTGCACACTGCTTCCCAGACCTTCGAATTGGTGTCTTTGAAGAAATAGTCCCCATGGGTATTAACCCGGAGAAAGTCTCTTACAAAGAAACTG GAATTCGTTTGACTCCAAAGGAGTTTCATGTAGAAGTAGAAAAATACCTCTTTCAGGGTAACAAAGGCCAAGCAGACACTATTTTGCTGGACTGCAGGAACTTCTATGAAAGTAAAATA gGACATTTCCAGGGTTGCTTGGCTCCAGACATCAGAAAATTCAGCTATTTTCCTATCTATGTAGATGAGAACCTTGACCTTTTCAGGGGCAAGCGGGTCCTGATGTACTGCACAGGAGGAATCCGTTGTGAGCGAGGCTCAGCCTACCTCAGATCTAAG GGTGTATGTAAAGGTGTGTTCCATCTCAGGGGTGGCATCCACAAGTAcctggaagaatttcctgacggGTTCTACCGGGGGAAGCTCTTTGTCTTTGATGAACGTTACACCATCCCCTCCAATGGTGGTACGATTTCAG CTTGCCGTTACTGTGGGATGCTTTGGGACCAATATCGACTGTGCTCAACCCAGCCCTGCCACCAACTTGTCCTGACCTGCACAGATTGTCAGCTGAAAGGATTCACCGCCTGCTGCCCACTGTGTCAGGAAAAAGGCCTTGCACTGGCTGCAACCTCTTCTGGACAAGGCTTCAAGGAAGAGTGTGAGTGCACGGGGACACGGCAACGAATTCCTGTAGAGCGTGTTTAA
- the tstd2 gene encoding thiosulfate sulfurtransferase/rhodanese-like domain-containing protein 2 isoform X2, translated as MTSSLCNREDAAELCILTLAELDLKEQPPFSPKDHLKAELDASTRKKYASAKRKAFALFVKAKEMVAETCYPMSACQGAVFWRCCQQTFKDLTGIHRHVAAHHSGDVGQETLGILKQMAAGSNNITSSPVTVDEMPRPSRPLYRSQEMFQTLPDTSHISADEMASEVGQVLLYYCYCEVADPGGLCAWQKALCQHLHLTGKVRIASEGINGTVGGSKVATNLYMDAMLSHPLFKDILKREDFKTSKGGAHCFPDLRIGVFEEIVPMGINPEKVSYKETGIRLTPKEFHVEVEKYLFQGNKGQADTILLDCRNFYESKIGHFQGCLAPDIRKFSYFPIYVDENLDLFRGKRVLMYCTGGIRCERGSAYLRSKGVCKGVFHLRGGIHKYLEEFPDGFYRGKLFVFDERYTIPSNGGTISACRYCGMLWDQYRLCSTQPCHQLVLTCTDCQLKGFTACCPLCQEKGLALAATSSGQGFKEES; from the exons ATGACCTCCTCTTTGTGCAACAGAGAAGATGCAGCAGAGCTTTGCATTTTAACACTCGCAGAACTAGATCTGAAAGAGCAAcctcctttctcacccaaagACCACCTGAAGGCTGAATTAGATGCCAGCACCAGAAAgaagtatgcttctgcaaagagaAAG GCATTTGCTCTCTTCGTTAAAGCCAAGGAGATGGTTGCTGAAACTTGTTATCCCATGTCTGCTTGTCAAGGGGCGGTTTTCTGGAGATGCTGCCAACAGACTTTCAAAGACCTGACTGGTATCCACAGGCATGTCGCTGCCCACCATTCAGGAGACGTGGGGCAGGAAACGTTGGGGATATTAAAGCAGATGGCAGCTGGCAGCAACAACATCACAAGCAGCCCAGTGACTGTGGATGAAATGCCTCGGCCCAGCCGGCCTCTCTATCGCAGCCAGGAGATGTTTCAGACACTCCCAGATACAAGCCACATCAGTGCCGATGAAATGGCAAG TGAGGTTGGGCAAGTTCTGCTTTACTATTGTTACTGCGAGGTGGCAGATCCTGGGGGACTCTGCGCATGGCAGAAGGCTTTATGTCAACACCTGCATCTCACTGGCAAG GTCCGAATAGCTTCTGAAGGAATTAATGGCACAGTTGGTGGAAGTAAGGTAGCGACTAACCTTTATATGGATGCAATGCTATCTCATCCcctttttaaagacattttgaaGAGGGAAGATTTCAAG ACCAGTAAAGGAGGTGCACACTGCTTCCCAGACCTTCGAATTGGTGTCTTTGAAGAAATAGTCCCCATGGGTATTAACCCGGAGAAAGTCTCTTACAAAGAAACTG GAATTCGTTTGACTCCAAAGGAGTTTCATGTAGAAGTAGAAAAATACCTCTTTCAGGGTAACAAAGGCCAAGCAGACACTATTTTGCTGGACTGCAGGAACTTCTATGAAAGTAAAATA gGACATTTCCAGGGTTGCTTGGCTCCAGACATCAGAAAATTCAGCTATTTTCCTATCTATGTAGATGAGAACCTTGACCTTTTCAGGGGCAAGCGGGTCCTGATGTACTGCACAGGAGGAATCCGTTGTGAGCGAGGCTCAGCCTACCTCAGATCTAAG GGTGTATGTAAAGGTGTGTTCCATCTCAGGGGTGGCATCCACAAGTAcctggaagaatttcctgacggGTTCTACCGGGGGAAGCTCTTTGTCTTTGATGAACGTTACACCATCCCCTCCAATGGTGGTACGATTTCAG CTTGCCGTTACTGTGGGATGCTTTGGGACCAATATCGACTGTGCTCAACCCAGCCCTGCCACCAACTTGTCCTGACCTGCACAGATTGTCAGCTGAAAGGATTCACCGCCTGCTGCCCACTGTGTCAGGAAAAAGGCCTTGCACTGGCTGCAACCTCTTCTGGACAAGGCTTCAAGGAAGAGT